A region of Lacinutrix sp. Hel_I_90 DNA encodes the following proteins:
- a CDS encoding SprB repeat-containing protein, with amino-acid sequence MDALVPVTTANTFVDPTCNGDTNGSITLNATAGDAPFTYSIDGGATFVASNVFAA; translated from the coding sequence ATAGATGCCTTAGTTCCTGTAACCACGGCAAACACCTTTGTAGATCCTACTTGTAATGGTGATACTAATGGTTCTATTACCTTAAATGCTACCGCTGGAGATGCTCCTTTTACTTACAGTATTGATGGTGGTGCTACTTTCGTAGCGTCAAATGTCTTTGCGGCTTAA